One window of Vanessa atalanta chromosome 9, ilVanAtal1.2, whole genome shotgun sequence genomic DNA carries:
- the LOC125066478 gene encoding E3 ubiquitin-protein ligase HECTD1 isoform X2: MAEVDPETLLEWLLTGQGDERDMQLIALEQLCMLLLMSDNVDRCFESCPPRTFLPALCKIFLDECAPDNVLEVTARAITYYLDVSAECTRRIVAIEGAVKAICSRLLTVDPNNRTSKDLAEQCIKVLELVCTREAGAVWEGGGLPSVLHFITHHGTSVHKDTLHSAMAVVSRVCGKMEPGDARVGDAVSSLSTLLRHNDARVADAALRCFASLADRFARAHADPAPLAEHGLIEELVRRLGSTESSDEKCLMPSVSTTVSLLSTLCRGSAQITHDLVRLDLCSAIEAAVQADERWCLECMRLVDLLLVLLCEGRHAIQIGTSRNGAASSSSGEGSSGSSSTPPAGSRDKSHRQLIDCIRGKDTDALISAVTSGAVDVNFTDDVGQTLLNWAAAFGTREMVEFLCEKGADVNRGQRSSSLHYAACFGRPAIAKVLLRYGANADLRDEDGKTPLDKARERHDQGHREVAAILQCPGEWLVVSNQDSPVSSNDEDFPDTGDKEMAAIYLERLVPVFCARYIGAGGAGVRRACLSLVRKMVHYAPASRLRALSAPRAAALLTRLVAQVLDTQGTDEGAPRRPAARVLRSRYIRPPADDDDGHLTVLGIAEELMVKAADIYLEQFARLGVFSKVEALAVSPNEQLSADGETVITTGPGEDATSLCSGCAYWWGDWSLCRGRDALYVWSDAAALELSTGSNGWFRFLLDGKLATMYSSGSPEHQTDNTENRGEFIDKLQRARASVKNCVPQSILSKPGPHKLILGNWVILCKKEKELHIHNTDGQQQTTILREDLPGFIFESNRGTKHSFTAETFLGPELASGWADRRQAAPSNGNATQSRSRLSAKTEAQKAQVGERARALYSRHLASAAGRQPRAPVARLRALLARLQRLAIQPAGEWHGELRESLDQLTELLCREELLSAYELQSSGLAPALLHVLSPQPNDKPGQLSERERIVRSWVWSGADGEGEGAEGEAEREAGGAVGAALVARLVSVLESVERLPVLTPASDAPPHQPAALHHLTKRIRLRVERASDETSEESVINNNAGRNLKVEALTTVRQLEKFLAKSVARQWYDMERSTFHFVQKIKSEAPINFTYDHDFDENGVLYFIGSNGGTCEWVNPGAHGLVSVWSSDGRQLPYGRAEDALSRSPEPLNVHTNDDRRAFIAVDLGLHIVPSAYTLRHSRGYGRSALRNWLFQMSMDGVSWSTLVAHSDEQALQEPGSTATWRVRADAPYRYLRVQQNGKNASGQSHYLSLSGLEIYGKVVSVVESSPRQMGGTGATASAGSGCGARARRWSRGARGLCAGARVMRGPDWKWRDQDGSHPAMGTVTSDLHNGWVDVRWDHGGRNSYRMGAEGKFDLKVVSGGSSAGGAGEGARSSRKSHSTPSLPDATATDQQVSVASTEQASSADNISEEVGGNMARPRTHATDLSAINTSTHHINTDLATIVESLTLGAEGNNCMADLGNTSFTNMEMGPTSITDITKPYPAKEPLPDSAPQESGSQSRSDGVSKVGRVVCKESEARCCDGDAMRNSANALLSSELLALPALPPGLLHTLRNNANRLHIQCEENESSEGQFVEHKKDAQASGAMSASEPDLTQQSLACARVRYVQGAVRLLESLGVGRGAGAGRGAAQRVARSNHSAGLFPSLVRLALSSNFPGGLLSAAQSYPSLAPNAQNALTLSLTSTSSESEQVSLEDFLESCRAPALLTELEDDDEGDDPLDSDKENEPTYQEVVSRNLLSLMEEEALEAVRGAGGAVACASRSRKPWEDDFVLKRQFSALIPAFDPRPGRANLNQTVDLNISLTDEAEGEGAAATTSGAAERGSLTPPPASKLPALRLVLSAAGVSLPLERPSWTVYRAVLALNSRLPHDVHRDTTYTLSYKEVEGNETFACSSDSEDDEPGDPERGVAGASGAEGAMLSCCVRTLRRLRAAAPGLPAHAFLSTKLTNKLHHQLQDPLSLAAAATPRWCQQLIDWCPFLFPLETRQMFFACTAFGTSRTIVWLQAQRDRALDRQRTGNTVSPRRADLEATEFRMGRLRHERVRIPRHPNLLRSAMQVMRVHAGRKSVLEVEFADEEGTGLGPTLEFYALVAAELQRADLHMWLCDAPAHHDDFSPLPLTLPDEKPAGYYVMRASGLFPAPLPQESSICDKVCKYFWFLGVFLAKVLQDGRLVDLPLSEPFLRIMCGEELTYDDLKEIDPIRHKFLESVLEAANQYDSILRDTTLSETERETRVAALMVDGATFDELALTMTHVGSSTAPELAVHPLCDGGEHIEVGAATARSYAEASARWMVSAGVARQTAAFRRGFAAVFPPRRLRAFSSAELRLLLCGERGPAWTREHLLQYTEPKLGYTRDSPGFLRLVDVLVEMSWRERKAFLQFATGCSSLPPGGLANLHPRLTVVRKVDAGDGSYPSVNTCVHYLKLPEYSCKEVLRERLLAATNERGFHLN; the protein is encoded by the exons atgGCTGAAGTGGACCCTGAAACACTACTGGAGTGGCTGCTCACTGGGCAAGGAGATGAGCGGGATATGCAGCTTATTGCTCTTGAGCAACTATGTATGCTGTTGCTCATGTCTGATAATGTAGATAGATGCTTTGAAAG tTGTCCACCAAGAACATTTTTGCCTGcattgtgtaaaatatttctcGATGAGTGTGCTCCAGATAATGTGTTGGAAGTAACGGCGAGAGCGATTACATACTATCTGGATGTTTCAG CTGAATGTACAAGGAGAATAGTCGCAATTGAGGGTGCAGTTAAAGCTATATGTAGTAGATTACTCACAGTTGACCCAAATAATAGAACTAGCAAAGATTTAGCTGAACAATGTATTAAA GTATTAGAGTTAGTATGTACTCGTGAAGCTGGAGCCGTGTGGGAGGGAGGTGGATTGCCATCTGTATTACACTTCATAACCCACCATGGAACATCTGTACATAAGGACACTCTTCATTCTGCTATGGCAGTTGTGTCCAG AGTATGTGGTAAAATGGAGCCAGGCGATGCTCGAGTGGGGGATGCGGTATCGTCACTGTCGACTCTGTTGCGACACAACGACGCGCGTGTAGCAGACGCTGCGCTGCGCTGCTTCGCTTCTCTCGCTGACCGCTTTGCGCGCGCACACGCCGACCCCGCGCCACTAGCTGAACATG GACTTATTGAAGAGCTAGTACGTAGATTAGGGTCCACGGAAAGTTCTGATGAGAAGTGCCTAATGCCTTCGGTGTCTACCACCGTCAGTTTATTGTCAACTCTCTGCAGAGGCTCAGCACAGATCACACAC GATTTAGTCCGTCTGGACTTATGTTCAGCTATCGAAGCTGCTGTGCAAGCGGATGAGCGTTGGTGCCTGGAGTGCATGCGACTTGTAGACTTGCTGCTCGTCCTACTTTGTGAAGGACGACATGCCATACagat TGGTACGAGTCGTAACGGAGCGGCGTCCAGCTCGAGCGGTGAAGGCTCGAGCGGCTCGTCGTCCACGCCGCCGGCGGGCAGTCGGGACAAGTCGCACCGGCAGCTCATCGACTGCATACGGGGCAAGGACACGGACGCGCTCATATCGGCCGTCACCAGCGGCGCCGTGGACGTCAACTTCACCGACGACGTCGGCCAGACGCTCCTCAACTGGGCCGCCGCCTTCGGTACCCGGGAGATGGTCGAGTTTCTATGCGAAAAAG GCGCCGATGTAAATCGTGGTCAACGCAGTTCGTCACTGCATTATGCAGCTTGTTTTGGGAGACCCGCTATTGCAAAAGTGCTACTTCGTTACGGAGCCAATGCCGACCTCCGCGATGAGGATGGCAAGACACCATTGGATAAAGCTAGAGAGAGACACGATCAAG GTCACAGGGAAGTGGCAGCAATATTACAATGTCCAGGGGAGTGGCTAGTCGTCAGCAATCAAGACTCACCAGTATCGAGCAATGACGAAGATTTTCCAGACACCGGCGACAAGGAGATGGCGGCTATCTACTTAGA ACGTCTGGTGCCGGTGTTCTGCGCGCGATACatcggcgcgggcggcgcgggcgtgCGGCGCGCGTGCCTGTCGCTGGTGCGCAAGATGGTGCACTATGCGCCTGCGTCGCGCCTGCGCGCGCTgtccgcgccgcgcgccgccgcgctgCTCACGCGCCTCGTGGCGCAGGTGCTCGACACGCAG GGCACGGACGAGGGCGCTCCGCGGCGTCCGGCGGCGCGCGTGCTGCGCAGCCGCTATATCCGTCCACCCGCG GACGATGACGATGGACACTTGACAGTACTGGGAATCGCAGAGGAGCTGATGGTGAAAGCGGCAGATATTTATTTGGAACAATTCGCGCGGCTCGGCGTGTTTAGTAAAGTGGAAGCTTTAGCGGTCTCGCCGAACGAGCAACTCTCGGCAGATGGGGAGACTGTCATAACCACAG GTCCCGGCGAGGACGCCACGAGCTTGTGCTCCGGCTGCGCGTACTGGTGGGGCGACTGGTCGCTGTGCCGCGGCCGAGACGCGCTCTACGTGTGGAGCGACGCCGCCGCGCTCGAGCTCAGCACCGGCTCCAACGGCTGGTTCCGCTTCCTGCTCGACGGGAAGCTCGCCACCATGTACTCCAGCGGCAGTCCCGAGCACCAGACCGATAACACGG AAAATCGTGGCGAATTTATCGATAAACTCCAAAGAGCGAGAGCGTCAGTTAAGAATTGTGTGCCTCAAAGTATTCTTTCAAAACCGGGCCCGCATAAACTGATCCTTGGCAACTGGGTAATCTTGTGTAAAAA GGAAAAAGAGCTTCACATACACAACACTGATGGACAACAACAGACTACGATATTGCGAGAAGATTTGCCAGGATTCATCTTCGAATCCAACAGAGGCACGAAGCACTCATTCACTGCCGAAACATTTTTAG GCCCCGAGTTGGCTAGCGGGTGGGCAGACCGCAGGCAGGCGGCGCCGAGTAACGGCAACGCCACCCAGAGCCGCAGCCGCCTGTCCGCGAAGACCGAGGCGCAGAAGGCGCAGGTGGGCGAGCGCGCGCGGGCGCTGTACTCGCGCCACCTGGCCAGCGCGGCCGGCCGCCAGCCGCGGGCGCCCGTCGCGCGGCTGCGGGCGCTGCTAGCGCGTCTGCAGCGCCTCGCCATACAGCCCGCGG GCGAATGGCACGGAGAGCTCAGAGAATCGCTAGATCAATTGACGGAGCTACTATGCCGCGAAGAATTACTATCAGCTTACGAGCTACAGTCTTCCGGCCTCGCCCCAGCTTTACTTCATGTTTTATCGCCTCAGCCGAACG aCAAACCGGGCCAACTGTCGGAGCGGGAGCGGATCGTGCGGTCGTGGGTGTGGTCGGGCGCGGACGGCGAGGGTGAGGGGGCGGAGGGCGAGGCCGAGCGCGAGGCTGGCGGTGCAGTGGGCGCGGCGCTGGTGGCGCGATTGGTGTCAGTGCTGGAGAGCGTGGAGCGGCTGCCCGTGCTCACGCCCGCATCCGACGCGCCGCCGCACCAGCCCGCCGCGCTGCACCACCTCACCAAGCGGATTCG GCTCCGAGTTGAACGCGCCAGCGATGAAACTTCAGAGGAATCCGTGATAAACAATAACGCCGGACGAAATCTGAAGGTTGAGGCTCTAACGACGGTGCGACAACTCGAGAAGTTCCTCGCTAAATCTGTCGCTCGGCAGTGGTACGATATGGAGCGGTCGACGTTTCATTTCGTTCAGAAGATTAAGTCGGAAGCTCCCATTAACTTTACATATGAT catgattttgatgaaaatggCGTTCTATACTTCATCGGTAGTAACGGCGGTACATGCGAATGGGTTAATCCAGGTGCGCATGGGCTTGTAAGTGTGTGGTCATCGGATGGTCGTCAATTACCATACGGCCGCGCTGAAGACGCTCTGTCTCGATCTCCGGAACCTTTAAATGTTCATACTAATGATGATAGACGGGCTTTCATAGCAGTCGATCTTGGACTTCATATTGTTCCATCTGCGTATACGCTTCGACATTCTCGTGGATATGGTCGCTCCGCTCTGAGGAATTGGTTATTTCAA ATGTCGATGGACGGGGTGAGTTGGAGTACGCTGGTGGCGCACAGCGATGAGCAGGCGCTGCAGGAGCCCGGCAGCACGGCCACGTGGCGCGTGCGAGCCGACGCGCCCTATCGCTACCTACGGGTGCAGCAGAACGGAAAGAACGCTAGCGGGCAGAGCCACTACCTTTCGCTCTCGGGCCTCGAGATATACGGAAAG GTGGTGAGCGTGGTGGAATCTTCCCCTCGGCAAATGGGCGGCACGGGCGCCACGGCCAGTGCGGGCTCCGGCTgcggggcgcgggcgcggcgctggTCGCGCGGCGCGCGGGGCCTGTGCGCCGGCGCGCGCGTCATGCGCGGGCCCGACTGGAAGTGGCGCGACCAGGACGGCTCGCATCCCGCCATGGGAACCGTCACGTCGGATCTGCACAATGGATGGGTGGATGTGAG GTGGGACCACGGCGGGCGAAATTCCTACCGCATGGGTGCCGAGGGCAAGTTCGACTTGAAGGTGGTGAGCGGTGGGTCGAgtgcgggcggcgcgggcgaggGCGCGCGCAGCTCGCGCAAGAGTCACTCCACGCCGAGTCTGCCCGACGCCACAGCTACGGATCAACAG GTGTCGGTGGCGTCCACTGAGCAGGCGTCGTCAGCGGATAACATATCGGAGGAGGTTGGCGGCAACATGGCGCGGCCGCGCACGCACGCCACAGACCTGTCCGCTATCAACACGTCCACGCACCACATTAACACCG ATTTAGCGACGATCGTAGAATCGCTCACATTGGGAGCAGAGGGTAACAACTGCATGGCAGATTTAGGAAATACATCATTTACAAACATGGAAATGGGACCTACGAGTATTACGGACATTACCAAACCTTATCCAGCCAAAGAACCGCTACCAGACTCTGCTCCTCAAGag TCCGGGTCGCAAAGTCGCTCGGACGGGGTCAGTAAAGTGGGACGTGTCGTGTGCAAGGAGAGCGAGGCGCGCTGCTGCGACGGCGACGCAATGCGAAATAGCGCCAACGCGCTGCTGTCCAGCGAGCTGCTGGCGCTGCCCGCCCTGCCGCCCGGCCTGCTGCACACGCTGCGCAACAACGCCAACCGGCTGCACATACAG TGTGAAGAGAACGAGAGCAGTGAGGGTCAGTTTGTCGAGCACAAGAAAGACGCCCAGGCTTCCGGCGCCATGAGTGCAAGCGAACCCGATCTAACGCAACAG TCATTGGCCTGTGCACGTGTGCGCTATGTGCAGGGCGCGGTGCGGCTGCTGGAGTCGCTGGGCGTGGGgcggggcgcgggcgcggggcgcggggcgGCGCAGCGCGTGGCGCGCTCCAACCACTCCGCCGGACTCTTCCCGAG CTTGGTGCGACTCGCGCTATCCAGTAATTTCCCGGGTGGGCTGTTATCGGCGGCGCAGAGCTATCCGTCTTTAGCTCCGAATGCCCAAAACGCACTGACTTTGTCCCTCACTTCTACGTCGAGTGAGAGTGAGCag GTATCATTAGAAGATTTCTTAGAATCATGTAGAGCACCCGCGTTACTCACGGAGCTAGAGGATGACGACGAGGGTGACGACCCACTCGACAGTGATAAAGAAAACGAGCCAACTTACCAGGAAGTA GTGTCTCGCAACCTGCTGTCGCTGATGGAGGAGGAGGCGCTGGAGGCGGTgcggggcgcgggcggcgcggtgGCGTGCGCGTCGCGCTCGCGCAAGCCCTGGGAGGACGACTTCGTGCTCAAGCGGCAGTTCTCCGCGCTCATCCCCGCCTTTGACCCGCGCCCGGGCCGCGCCAACCTCAACCAGACCGTCG ATCTCAACATATCGCTGACCGACGAGGCCGAGGGCGAGGGCGCGGCGGCCACGACGAGCGGCGCGGCCGAGCGCGGCAGCCTCACGCCGCCGCCCGCCAGCAAGCTGCCCGCGCTGCGCCTCGTGCTGAGCGCGGCCGGCGTGTCGCTCCCTCTCGAGCGCCCGTCCTGGACCGTCTACCGGGCCGTGTTGGCGCTCAACTCCCGACTGCCGCATGATGTCCACAGAGATACCACCTACAC gCTGTCATATAAAGAAGTTGAGGGTAATGAAACGTTCGCGTGTTCGAGTGATAGTGAAGACGATGAACCAGGGGATCCAG AGCGCGGCGTGGCGGGCGCATCCGGCGCGGAGGGCGCCATGCTGTCGTGCTGCGTGCGCACGCTGCGGCGCCTGCGAGCGGCCGCTCCCGGCCTGCCCGCGCACGCCTTCCTGTCCACCAAGCTTACCAATAAGCTGCACCACCAGCTGCAAGACCCGCTCTCGCTGGCAGCCGCCGCCACCCCTCGTTG gtGCCAGCAGTTGATAGATTGGTGCCCGTTCCTGTTCCCGCTCGAGACGAGGCAAATGTTCTTTGCGTGCACGGCATTCGGCACCTCACGAACTATCGTGTGGTTACAAGCACAACGGGATCGTGCGTTAGATAGACAgag AACGGGCAACACAGTGTCACCGAGGCGTGCCGATTTGGAGGCGACCGAATTTCGCATGGGACGTCTAAGGCACGAGCGCGTGCGAATACCGAGACATCCCAATCTGTTGCGCTCAGCCATGCAG GTGATGCGCGTGCACGCGGGACGCAAGTCCGTGCTGGAGGTAGAGTTCGCGGACGAGGAGGGCACCGGGCTGGGCCCCACGCTGGAGTTCTACGCGCTGGTGGCGGCCGAGCTGCAGCGCGCCGACCTGCACATGTGGCTGTGCGACGCGCCCGCACACCACGACGACTTCAGCCCGCTGCCGCTCACGCTGCCCGACG AAAAACCCGCGGGATACTATGTAATGCGGGCGAGTGGCTTGTTCCCCGCGCCGCTCCCGCAAGAGTCTTCTATCTGTGATAAAGTTTGCAAATATTTCTGGTTCCTAGGGGTATTTTTAGCTAAG GTTTTACAAGACGGGCGATTAGTTGATCTTCCTCTATCTGAGCCTTTCTTACGTATAATGTGTGGGGAGGAGTTGACGTACGACGACTTGAAGGAAATCGATCCTATAAGACACAA GTTCCTCGAGAGCGTATTGGAGGCGGCAAACCAGTATGACTCAATACTACGAGATACCACGCTTTCGGAGACGGAACGGGAGACTCGCGTAGCGGCATTAATGGTGGACGGTGCAACATTCGATGAGCTAGCGCTCACTATGACGCACGTCGGCTCTAGTACGGCACCAGAACTCGCCGTGCATCCTTTATGTGATGGCGGGGAGCATATTGAG GTGGGCGCGGCGACGGCGCGCTCGTACGCGGAGGCGAGCGCGCGCTGGATGGTGTCGGCGGGCGTGGCGCGCCAGACGGCCGCGTTCCGGCGCGGCTTCGCGGCCGTGTTCCCGCCGCGCCGCCTGCGCGCCTTCTCGTCCGCCGAGCTGCGCCTGCTGCTGTGCGGCGAGCGCGGGCCCGCCTGGACGCGCGAGCACCTGCTGCAGTACACCGAGCCCAAGCTCGGCTACACGCGCGATAG CCCCGGTTTTCTGAGGCTGGTGGACGTGCTGGTGGAGATGTCGTGGCGCGAGCGCAAGGCGTTCCTGCAGTTCGCGACGGGCTGTAGTAGCCTGCCTCCCGGCGGACTCGCCAATCTACACCCACGACTCACTGTCGTGAGAAAG GTCGATGCCGGTGACGGTTCTTATCCATCAGTGAACACGTGCGTACATTACTTGAAGCTGCCAGAATACTCATGTAAAGAAGTACTACGCGAGAGGCTGCTTGCTGCCACAAATGAGCGAGGTTTTCATCTCAATTAG